A stretch of the Malus domestica chromosome 08, GDT2T_hap1 genome encodes the following:
- the LOC103441380 gene encoding glycosyltransferase BC10-like isoform X2 translates to MRGSVLPSIQMKKSFAWRPQLMRDTVMSKSRSRPALRRPTWIIALVSFICVFLILAYFYSPKNSASCNLFSSSGCLFGRTPPSPARELTDDETASEVVVREILKTPPLQSKNPKIAFMFLTPGTLPFEELWENFFQGHEDKFTVYVHASKEKPVHASRYFADRDIHSEQVVWGKFSMVEAEKRLLANALLDPDNQHFVLLSDSCIPLHNFDYVYNYLMYTNVSFIDCFVDPGPHGTGRYSKHMLPEVDRSNFRKGSQWFSIKRQHAIVMMADSLYYTKFKLFCRPNLDGRNCYSDEHYLPTFFNLKDPGGLANWSVTYVDWSEGKWHPRAFRTQDVTYDLLRNITSIAESTHITSEDKKRILNTPCLWNGMKRPCYLFARKFYPETLGKLVQLFSNYTKV, encoded by the exons ATGAGAGGTTCTGTGTTGCCTTCGATCCAGATGAAAAAGTCGTTCGCATGGCGGCCGCAACTGATGAGAGATACGGTGATGTCTAAGTCAAGGTCGCGTCCAGCGTTGAGAAGACCAACATGGATCATTGCATTGGTTTCGTTCATCTGTGTTTTTCTGATACTTGCCTACTTCTACTCTCCGAAAAACTCTGCCTCCTGCAATCTGTTTTCTTCTAGTGGCTGTCTGTTTGGAAGGACTCCCCCTAGCCCTGCGAGGGAGCTGACCGATGATGAGACTGCGTCAGAGGTTGTAGTTAGGGAGATTCTCAAGACACCTCCTCTTCAATCCAAGAACCCGAAAATTGCTTTCATGTTTTTGACTCCCGGAACTTTGCCTTTCGAGGAATTGTGGGAAAATTTCTTCCAA GGCCATGAAGACAAATTTACCGTTTATGTACATGCATCCAAGGAAAAGCCAGTACATGCGAGCCGGTATTTTGCTGACAGAGACATACATAGTGAACAG GTCGTTTGGGGAAAATTTTCGATGGTTGAGGCAGAGAAGAGACTTTTGGCAAATGCACTTTTAGACCCCGACAACCAACATTTTGTCTTGCTTTCTGATAG TTGCATACCACTGCATAACTTCGATTATGTATATAACTATCTCATGTACACAAACGTCAGCTTTATCGATTG TTTTGTTGATCCTGGTCCACATGGAACTGGCCGGTATTCAAAACATATGTTGCCTGAAGTTGACAGGAGCAATTTCCGGAAGGGTTCACAG TGGTTCTCTATTAAGCGGCAACACGCAATTGTCATGATGGCGGACAGTCTATACTATACAAAGTTCAAGCTTTTCTGCAGG CCAAACTTGGATGGACGCAACTGCTATTCGGATGAGCATTACTTGCCAACCTTCTTCAAT CTGAAAGATCCTGGTGGACTCGCAAATTGGTCTGTAACATATGTCGATTGGTCTGAAGGGAAGTGGCATCCAAGAGCGTTCAGAACTCAGGATGTTACTTATGACCTTCTTAGGAACATCACG TCCATTGCTGAGAGCACGCATATTACAAGCGAAGACAAG AAGCGAATTCTGAACACTCCGTGCTTGTGGAACGGGATGAAGCGACCGTGTTATCTATTTGCCCGAAAGTTCTATCCAGAAACACTGGGGAAACTGGTTCAGCTTTTCTCCAATTACACAAAAGTCTAA
- the LOC103441380 gene encoding glycosyltransferase BC10-like isoform X1 produces the protein MRGSVLPSIQMKKSFAWRPQLMRDTVMSKSRSRPALRRPTWIIALVSFICVFLILAYFYSPKNSASCNLFSSSGCLFGRTPPSPARELTDDETASEVVVREILKTPPLQSKNPKIAFMFLTPGTLPFEELWENFFQGHEDKFTVYVHASKEKPVHASRYFADRDIHSEQMPLIINSQVVWGKFSMVEAEKRLLANALLDPDNQHFVLLSDSCIPLHNFDYVYNYLMYTNVSFIDCFVDPGPHGTGRYSKHMLPEVDRSNFRKGSQWFSIKRQHAIVMMADSLYYTKFKLFCRPNLDGRNCYSDEHYLPTFFNLKDPGGLANWSVTYVDWSEGKWHPRAFRTQDVTYDLLRNITSIAESTHITSEDKKRILNTPCLWNGMKRPCYLFARKFYPETLGKLVQLFSNYTKV, from the exons ATGAGAGGTTCTGTGTTGCCTTCGATCCAGATGAAAAAGTCGTTCGCATGGCGGCCGCAACTGATGAGAGATACGGTGATGTCTAAGTCAAGGTCGCGTCCAGCGTTGAGAAGACCAACATGGATCATTGCATTGGTTTCGTTCATCTGTGTTTTTCTGATACTTGCCTACTTCTACTCTCCGAAAAACTCTGCCTCCTGCAATCTGTTTTCTTCTAGTGGCTGTCTGTTTGGAAGGACTCCCCCTAGCCCTGCGAGGGAGCTGACCGATGATGAGACTGCGTCAGAGGTTGTAGTTAGGGAGATTCTCAAGACACCTCCTCTTCAATCCAAGAACCCGAAAATTGCTTTCATGTTTTTGACTCCCGGAACTTTGCCTTTCGAGGAATTGTGGGAAAATTTCTTCCAA GGCCATGAAGACAAATTTACCGTTTATGTACATGCATCCAAGGAAAAGCCAGTACATGCGAGCCGGTATTTTGCTGACAGAGACATACATAGTGAACAG ATGCCATTAATCATAAATTCTCAGGTCGTTTGGGGAAAATTTTCGATGGTTGAGGCAGAGAAGAGACTTTTGGCAAATGCACTTTTAGACCCCGACAACCAACATTTTGTCTTGCTTTCTGATAG TTGCATACCACTGCATAACTTCGATTATGTATATAACTATCTCATGTACACAAACGTCAGCTTTATCGATTG TTTTGTTGATCCTGGTCCACATGGAACTGGCCGGTATTCAAAACATATGTTGCCTGAAGTTGACAGGAGCAATTTCCGGAAGGGTTCACAG TGGTTCTCTATTAAGCGGCAACACGCAATTGTCATGATGGCGGACAGTCTATACTATACAAAGTTCAAGCTTTTCTGCAGG CCAAACTTGGATGGACGCAACTGCTATTCGGATGAGCATTACTTGCCAACCTTCTTCAAT CTGAAAGATCCTGGTGGACTCGCAAATTGGTCTGTAACATATGTCGATTGGTCTGAAGGGAAGTGGCATCCAAGAGCGTTCAGAACTCAGGATGTTACTTATGACCTTCTTAGGAACATCACG TCCATTGCTGAGAGCACGCATATTACAAGCGAAGACAAG AAGCGAATTCTGAACACTCCGTGCTTGTGGAACGGGATGAAGCGACCGTGTTATCTATTTGCCCGAAAGTTCTATCCAGAAACACTGGGGAAACTGGTTCAGCTTTTCTCCAATTACACAAAAGTCTAA
- the LOC103441380 gene encoding glycosyltransferase BC10-like isoform X3: MKKSFAWRPQLMRDTVMSKSRSRPALRRPTWIIALVSFICVFLILAYFYSPKNSASCNLFSSSGCLFGRTPPSPARELTDDETASEVVVREILKTPPLQSKNPKIAFMFLTPGTLPFEELWENFFQGHEDKFTVYVHASKEKPVHASRYFADRDIHSEQMPLIINSQVVWGKFSMVEAEKRLLANALLDPDNQHFVLLSDSCIPLHNFDYVYNYLMYTNVSFIDCFVDPGPHGTGRYSKHMLPEVDRSNFRKGSQWFSIKRQHAIVMMADSLYYTKFKLFCRPNLDGRNCYSDEHYLPTFFNLKDPGGLANWSVTYVDWSEGKWHPRAFRTQDVTYDLLRNITSIAESTHITSEDKKRILNTPCLWNGMKRPCYLFARKFYPETLGKLVQLFSNYTKV, from the exons ATGAAAAAGTCGTTCGCATGGCGGCCGCAACTGATGAGAGATACGGTGATGTCTAAGTCAAGGTCGCGTCCAGCGTTGAGAAGACCAACATGGATCATTGCATTGGTTTCGTTCATCTGTGTTTTTCTGATACTTGCCTACTTCTACTCTCCGAAAAACTCTGCCTCCTGCAATCTGTTTTCTTCTAGTGGCTGTCTGTTTGGAAGGACTCCCCCTAGCCCTGCGAGGGAGCTGACCGATGATGAGACTGCGTCAGAGGTTGTAGTTAGGGAGATTCTCAAGACACCTCCTCTTCAATCCAAGAACCCGAAAATTGCTTTCATGTTTTTGACTCCCGGAACTTTGCCTTTCGAGGAATTGTGGGAAAATTTCTTCCAA GGCCATGAAGACAAATTTACCGTTTATGTACATGCATCCAAGGAAAAGCCAGTACATGCGAGCCGGTATTTTGCTGACAGAGACATACATAGTGAACAG ATGCCATTAATCATAAATTCTCAGGTCGTTTGGGGAAAATTTTCGATGGTTGAGGCAGAGAAGAGACTTTTGGCAAATGCACTTTTAGACCCCGACAACCAACATTTTGTCTTGCTTTCTGATAG TTGCATACCACTGCATAACTTCGATTATGTATATAACTATCTCATGTACACAAACGTCAGCTTTATCGATTG TTTTGTTGATCCTGGTCCACATGGAACTGGCCGGTATTCAAAACATATGTTGCCTGAAGTTGACAGGAGCAATTTCCGGAAGGGTTCACAG TGGTTCTCTATTAAGCGGCAACACGCAATTGTCATGATGGCGGACAGTCTATACTATACAAAGTTCAAGCTTTTCTGCAGG CCAAACTTGGATGGACGCAACTGCTATTCGGATGAGCATTACTTGCCAACCTTCTTCAAT CTGAAAGATCCTGGTGGACTCGCAAATTGGTCTGTAACATATGTCGATTGGTCTGAAGGGAAGTGGCATCCAAGAGCGTTCAGAACTCAGGATGTTACTTATGACCTTCTTAGGAACATCACG TCCATTGCTGAGAGCACGCATATTACAAGCGAAGACAAG AAGCGAATTCTGAACACTCCGTGCTTGTGGAACGGGATGAAGCGACCGTGTTATCTATTTGCCCGAAAGTTCTATCCAGAAACACTGGGGAAACTGGTTCAGCTTTTCTCCAATTACACAAAAGTCTAA